A DNA window from Thermococcus sp. 4557 contains the following coding sequences:
- a CDS encoding TIGR00269 family protein, whose translation MRCKFCERPAFIKLHYPRMYLCPEHFTEYFERKVKRTIERYKLIKPGERILVVVSGGKDSAVTAYVLKKLGYDIECLHINLGIGEYSEKSEEYAKRQCEALGVPLHIVRVKELLGKGIGEVRTRRPTCSYCGLTKRYIFNKFAYDNGFDAVATGHNLDDEASFIFANLMNWNTQYLAKQGPITPAQFNGKLVKKIKPLYEVTEREVVAYALANGIEYHIEECPHAVGATTIEVKGILNEMEERRPGTKINFVKGYLRKKALFEKELQEADLRECRVCGMPASGEVCSFCRFWRREEPVNFKL comes from the coding sequence ATGAGGTGCAAGTTCTGCGAGAGGCCGGCGTTCATAAAACTCCACTACCCAAGGATGTACCTGTGCCCCGAACACTTCACCGAGTACTTTGAGAGAAAGGTCAAACGCACGATAGAGCGCTACAAGCTGATAAAACCCGGCGAGAGGATTCTGGTTGTTGTGAGCGGGGGAAAGGACTCTGCCGTTACCGCTTACGTCCTCAAGAAGCTCGGCTACGACATCGAGTGCCTCCACATCAACCTGGGAATCGGCGAGTACTCCGAGAAGAGCGAGGAGTACGCCAAAAGGCAGTGCGAGGCTTTGGGAGTTCCCCTCCACATCGTCCGCGTTAAGGAGCTGCTCGGAAAGGGCATCGGAGAGGTTAGAACCAGAAGACCGACCTGCTCCTACTGCGGGCTAACGAAGAGGTACATCTTCAACAAGTTCGCCTACGACAACGGCTTTGACGCGGTGGCGACCGGTCACAACCTTGACGACGAGGCCAGCTTCATCTTCGCCAACCTGATGAACTGGAACACGCAGTATTTAGCCAAACAGGGACCGATAACCCCGGCGCAGTTCAACGGGAAGCTCGTGAAGAAGATAAAGCCGCTCTACGAGGTGACAGAGAGGGAGGTAGTCGCCTACGCCCTCGCCAACGGCATAGAGTACCACATCGAGGAATGCCCCCACGCGGTCGGGGCCACTACGATAGAGGTTAAGGGCATACTCAACGAGATGGAGGAGAGGCGGCCGGGAACGAAGATAAACTTCGTGAAGGGCTACCTCAGGAAGAAGGCCCTCTTCGAGAAGGAGCTCCAAGAGGCCGACCTCAGGGAGTGCAGGGTCTGCGGCATGCCCGCCAGCGGCGAGGTCTGTTCATTCTGCAGGTTCTGGCGCAGGGAGGAGCCAGTAAACTTCAAACTCTGA
- a CDS encoding DUF257 family protein gives MSVPDGLMMNIWESLRMGEIVLMERTDSGDQYFGFYQAVSWGRSKGYKVAVIDILDSLHILKAKARLAGLDDGILDNMKVIKIGGTIETGEVVGWIRDISEPVILAKKFMETYTELLESEGPTLTAVVGLEKLFVASEFSPKNVQVIISAISKYVGDERRLAVQFLKANVIDGMRQPVVRLLEDIATTVIQISRKDKATEFRVLKSVDPKLEGMTIKM, from the coding sequence ATGAGCGTACCTGACGGCCTCATGATGAACATCTGGGAATCCCTGAGGATGGGCGAGATAGTCCTCATGGAGAGGACGGACAGCGGGGATCAGTACTTCGGCTTCTACCAGGCGGTGAGCTGGGGCAGGAGCAAGGGATACAAGGTTGCGGTCATCGACATCCTGGACTCGCTCCACATCCTGAAGGCCAAGGCGCGGCTCGCGGGCCTGGATGACGGAATCCTGGACAACATGAAGGTCATCAAGATAGGCGGCACGATAGAAACCGGGGAAGTCGTCGGGTGGATAAGGGACATCTCCGAGCCGGTGATTCTGGCAAAGAAGTTCATGGAAACCTACACCGAGCTCCTCGAATCAGAAGGGCCAACCCTCACCGCGGTGGTGGGCCTTGAGAAGCTCTTCGTGGCATCGGAGTTCTCACCGAAGAACGTCCAGGTCATAATCAGCGCCATATCCAAATACGTTGGCGACGAGAGGCGGCTTGCCGTCCAGTTCCTAAAGGCCAACGTCATAGACGGCATGAGGCAACCGGTCGTCAGGCTCCTGGAGGACATCGCAACCACCGTAATTCAGATATCGAGAAAGGACAAGGCGACTGAGTTCAGGGTGCTGAAGTCGGTGGACCCGAAACTTGAGGGAATGACGATAAAGATGTAA